From the genome of Callithrix jacchus isolate 240 chromosome 7, calJac240_pri, whole genome shotgun sequence, one region includes:
- the LOC144577187 gene encoding uncharacterized protein LOC144577187, protein MGLSGPQPSGLEPLKHCCCPFSDDGSGGHPELDAEPGPSTKALGSRLLHPTSGMCQQGPIPCEAAGATPLVLGARALASCSRSAGCTFSSWDFQVRKPRVWREPVAVLLPARAGSQPLPAALCHPPPGPPGVGALEPGQAPRLMLEPRDSGSREETASLSPLSMDDPRSAAHVLAQKVPPPSGLGITGRSRGREVPRCPVDLPGFLSLPIGSIDGLPAWFPPLRETPEHTWVPVATPQPRHSGQQAEHRRAAPSPSRSPAFLTCSSGGRLLSQVPSRCHRKAPQWPSPRSLGCGRPVPPPAAADQSSGGPRSGPTEANRGDPAGTGRGRPGWRRRRAPAVPAADTEGPSRAAEAPGRPGSLAPQLPPGPARRANPEPGAPPPPIPHPFPAVTLPSPKRGRCWRGAGPGGRPARAEVRVPASGPAQPGKPPLRTTPSPAGPTPALPPGLRGGSDDIRNNHRFYHPGRSGIRAAQETGGAEPHLLQGPTPPPSPSHLSPLPPTPRPYSSLSPTPSSCPLHPLPLSSPSPLPLLPSSPPTPLSPPHPPVPSLPHLPSSPHPTPLSSLLSSPYPLLPSHLSLLPSPVPPPPPSPLPLPVLSPFLTPFPL, encoded by the exons ATGGGCCTCAGTGGTCCTCAGCCCTCAGGGCTCGAGCCCCTGAAGCACTGTTGCTGCCCCTTCTCTGACGACGGGTCAGGGGGTCATCCAGAGCTGGATGCAGAGCCAGGGCCCAGCACGAAGGCCCTGGGCTCCAGGCTCCTGCACCCCACATCTGGAATGTGCCAGCAGGGTCCA ATCCCATGTGAGGCTGCGGGGGCCACACCCCTCGTTCTGGGTGCCCGGGCTCTGGCCAGTTGCTCCCGCTCTGCTGGCTGCACATTCAGTAGCTG GGACTTCCAGGTCCGCAAGCCCAG GGTCTGGCGGGAGCCGGTGGCTGTCCTGCTGCCCGCCAGGGCCGGCTCTCAGCCGTTGCCTGCGGCCCTTTGTCACCCCCCTCCCGGCCCCCCAGGTGTGGGAGCCCTGGAGCCTGGTCAGGCCCCGAGGCTGATGCTGGAGCCCCGAGACTCTGGAAGtcgggaag AGACTGCCAGCCTTTCCCCTCTTTCCATGGATGACCCCCGCTCAGCCGCCCATGTTTTGGCTCAGAAGGTCCCCCCGCCCTCCGGCCTTGGGATCACTGGACGCAGTCGGGGGAGGGAGGTGCCTCGGTGCCCTGTGGACCTGCCTGGCTTCCTGTCACTTCCCATCGGCTCCATTGATGG aCTCCCAGCTTGGTTCCCTCCCCTGAGGGAGACCCCTGAACACACCTGGGTCCCCGTGGCTACACCACAGCCCAGACACTCAGGGCAGCAAGCTGAGCATCGCAGGGCCGCCCCCTCCCCCAGTCGTTCCCCAGCCTTCCTCACTTGCAGCTCTGGCGGGAGG CTGCTCAGCCAGGTCCCCTCCAGATGCCACCGGAAAGCTCCCCAGTGGCCAAGTCCCAGGTCCCTCGGGTGTGGCCGACCGGTGCCCCCACCAGCAGCAGCTGATCAGAGTTCTGGGGGCCCCAGGTCTGGCCCCACAGAGGCCAACCGGGGAGACCCCGCCGGGACCGGCAGGGGCCGCCCGGGCTGGCGGCGCCGTCGGGCACCCGCAGTCCCCGCGGCTGACACAGAGGGGCCGTCCCGGGCAGCGGAGGCGCCAGGGCGTCCGGGAAGTCTGGCCCCGCAGCTGCCCCCGGGGCCTGCGCGCCGAGCCAATCCCGAGCCAGGGGCGCCCCCACCCCCGattccccaccccttccccgcCGTAACCCTTCCCTCTCCGAAGCGGGGCCGCTGCTGGCGCGGGGCCGGGCCCGGGGGGCGGCCGGCGAGGGCGGAGGTGCGGGTCCCAGCGTCAGGCCCGGCCCAGCCCGGGAAGCCGCCCCTGCGCACGACCCCCAGCCCCGCCGGGCCCACCCCCGCCCTTCCTCCCGGCCTCAGGGGTGGCAGTGACGACATCAGAAACAACCACCGCTTTTACCATCCCGGGCGCTCAGGAATCCGCGCGGCCCAGGAAACGGGCGGAGCAGAACCCCACCTGCTGCAAGGGCCgacccctcccccttccccctcccaccTGTCccctctcccccccaccccccgcccctaCTCCAGtctttcccccaccccctcctcctgccccctccACCCATTACCTCTCTCCTcaccctctcccctgcccctcctcccctcttctccccctactcccctctctcctcctcacccaccggtcccctcccttccccacctcccttcaTCCCCTCACCCTACTcccctctccagcctcctctcctctccataccccctcctcccatcccacctgtccctccttccctcccctgtcccccctcctcccccgtcccccctccccctccctgtcCTCTCCCCCTTCCTTACTCCTTTCCCTCTGTAG